A single region of the Legionella oakridgensis ATCC 33761 = DSM 21215 genome encodes:
- a CDS encoding APC family permease has product MNPVSLKRSLSKLHVTFYGLGTILGAGIYVLVGKVAAKAGLYTPLAFLLASFIALFTAISYAELSSRFPKSAGEAFYVYKAFHKPWLSGLIGWLVVFTGLVSAAAITRGFVGYVQLFIDVPAWVAIIGLIFLMGGIAIWGIKESVTMVMLITWIEVGGLLIIIFLAHDSILRLPSLWHEAPAMGNFEWTGIFSGAFLAFYAYIGFEDMVNVAEEIKNPEKNLPPAIFWALGIATLLYILVALAMILALPMETLTQSEAPLATFIAAKGFSPSLIGLVSLVAIVNGALAQVIMASRVMYGMAKQHNAPRFLATVHPHTQTPVMATLLVMMIILILALWFKIEALAKLTSTVILCVFMMIHLALIRIKYQKEKNEDAVTYSIFFPITGLVLSILFLLGQFLQL; this is encoded by the coding sequence ATGAATCCAGTATCTCTTAAACGCTCTTTGTCAAAGTTGCATGTGACCTTTTATGGATTAGGGACCATTTTAGGTGCCGGTATTTATGTCCTGGTTGGTAAAGTGGCTGCGAAGGCTGGCCTTTATACGCCATTGGCATTTTTATTAGCGTCCTTTATTGCTTTATTTACCGCCATTTCTTATGCCGAATTAAGTTCACGATTTCCTAAGAGTGCCGGTGAAGCGTTTTATGTATATAAGGCATTTCACAAACCATGGTTATCTGGCTTGATTGGCTGGTTGGTCGTTTTTACGGGGTTAGTGTCTGCGGCTGCCATAACTCGCGGATTTGTAGGATATGTTCAACTTTTTATCGATGTTCCAGCGTGGGTTGCTATTATAGGCTTGATTTTTCTAATGGGTGGTATTGCCATCTGGGGTATTAAGGAGTCGGTTACGATGGTGATGCTCATTACCTGGATTGAAGTAGGAGGCTTGCTCATCATTATCTTTCTGGCTCATGATAGCATTCTACGATTGCCTAGCTTATGGCATGAGGCCCCGGCCATGGGTAATTTCGAATGGACAGGTATTTTTTCTGGAGCTTTTCTGGCTTTTTATGCATACATTGGTTTTGAAGACATGGTTAATGTGGCCGAAGAAATAAAAAATCCTGAAAAAAATCTGCCTCCTGCCATCTTTTGGGCACTGGGCATTGCAACCTTATTGTATATACTGGTGGCATTGGCAATGATTCTGGCGCTTCCCATGGAAACACTGACGCAAAGCGAGGCGCCGCTTGCAACCTTTATTGCAGCAAAAGGATTTTCTCCCAGTTTAATTGGACTTGTCAGTCTGGTGGCAATCGTCAATGGCGCCTTGGCGCAGGTGATTATGGCTTCCCGTGTTATGTATGGTATGGCAAAACAGCACAATGCTCCCCGATTTTTAGCAACTGTCCATCCTCATACTCAGACCCCGGTGATGGCTACTTTGTTGGTCATGATGATTATCCTGATATTAGCCCTGTGGTTTAAGATAGAAGCATTGGCAAAATTGACCAGCACAGTCATCCTATGTGTTTTTATGATGATTCATTTAGCACTGATCCGGATAAAATATCAGAAGGAAAAAAATGAGGATGCTGTGACTTATTCTATTTTTTTTCCTATCACTGGACTTGTTTTATCCATTTTGTTTTTACTCGGTCAATTTTTGCAATTATAG
- a CDS encoding class I SAM-dependent methyltransferase: MTTKEWPADNYAIGSYIQATVAEPYLAHLDIKAGDAVLDLGCGNGAFSLKMVKQYPMASFLGIDASENMLALASKELAEYPHVSLQKADVEAMEFNNQFDWIVSFWCLQWVHDVKTAFANIYRALKSGGRLLLIFPTGDDPFMTTFKAVKESRQFAILDDFQPPVDYQKFKELEQTLRFLPFKSFQVERVSQSLLLPSLDVFRTFVNGIAFYHGQVPEEQIKDLNEAMVTAFAEQCRQRHSGKLHFDFTIFYLTGDK; the protein is encoded by the coding sequence ATGACAACTAAAGAATGGCCTGCTGATAATTATGCTATTGGGTCTTACATACAAGCCACAGTGGCAGAACCCTATCTTGCTCATCTTGATATTAAAGCTGGTGATGCTGTACTGGATCTTGGTTGCGGCAATGGTGCATTCAGTTTAAAAATGGTTAAACAATATCCTATGGCCTCTTTTTTAGGAATAGACGCTTCTGAAAATATGCTGGCACTGGCGAGCAAAGAATTGGCTGAATATCCCCATGTTTCTTTACAAAAAGCGGATGTTGAAGCGATGGAGTTTAATAATCAGTTTGATTGGATTGTGTCTTTCTGGTGCCTGCAATGGGTACATGATGTAAAAACCGCATTTGCTAATATTTATCGAGCCTTAAAATCTGGCGGGCGATTGCTTTTGATTTTTCCAACCGGGGATGATCCTTTTATGACGACCTTTAAAGCAGTAAAGGAGTCCAGGCAATTTGCAATATTAGATGATTTTCAGCCGCCAGTGGATTACCAAAAATTTAAAGAGTTGGAACAGACGCTTCGCTTTTTGCCGTTTAAGTCATTTCAGGTAGAACGTGTATCACAAAGCTTGCTTTTGCCATCGCTTGATGTGTTCCGAACATTTGTGAATGGCATTGCTTTCTATCATGGTCAAGTGCCTGAAGAGCAAATAAAAGACCTTAATGAGGCGATGGTTACAGCATTTGCTGAACAATGTCGACAAAGGCATTCAGGCAAATTGCATTTTGATTTTACTATTTTTTACCTGACTGGAGACAAATAA